Below is a window of Rattus norvegicus strain BN/NHsdMcwi chromosome 5, GRCr8, whole genome shotgun sequence DNA.
CTGCATTTACTTTCCTTTTATAAAGCAGATCCAGGAATAAATGACCTCAAAATATTTAGTCAAACTGGCATTCAGCACTCTGAAAAAAGCTAAGATTTACCAAAGCCACTGTTATCAAATTTCATTCAACTCAGCTTTCTCATGACTTGTTTACAGAAGTCTATCTAGGATCAAGCTTACAATATAAAGGGAACTAGAGATTTAGATTCAAGGGTAGATCTCAGCCGAATTATTCTCCAGCCAAGTAAAAGGTGATGTATGAGAACTGCACGCTGGACCTAACCACAGATCCAATCAGCAAGGATCCTACGCTGCATATAAAGTATATTAAGACTGGAAAAATGTGGGAAAACACTTTGTAGAACACAGTTATCAAGAAGAGCCAGATATTCTTTACTCTTCAGCCAAGCTTTAGTGACTAACacaaaatatgagaaaaattGGAAAAGTCATTCTGTACAACTCCATCCTCAAGACTGAATGAAACTGGTCACCATGCTTTGTGGCAGAACTGAGGGGAGTCTGTTTCCATAATTGCATTTTAACAAGCCAGTATGAGACAGCTCAATGTGGGTCTTAATTCATGCACCCTTACTGTCTTAGCACCATAAGATGGTATTTATATCTGACCAATTAGACACCCAGAATTGATAGACCAGTTTGCCActcaaccccataccccacaatGAGGTACGCCAGGCAGCCCAGGACGTTCTTGTAGTCTTTCAAGTATAATTCCAGAACAAGGGCTTTGTTAAAAttagcatatttatttttatagacaAAACTGCACAATATAACAATTCCACTTATTGACATATTGTAATCTTTCTATACAGAAAATAACGTAACAGACTTCTCAATCATAGTCTTCTACTTGTCTCCCACTACAGTGTGATCCTACGGAGTATCTAACAACAGTTTTCCTCAGGAATCATTTCCCATGTTTCTGCCAGTTTTGCCAGGGCAGGATATTATGGCCTTAAATGGAAACCAGGTGAACAGAAGGTAGGCACAAACCAAGACCTGGGTCATATTCCATGCTCCATTTTCAGCACCAAACTGATTTCTACCAGTTCTTGTTTAGCAGACCCCATCCAGGGACAGCACCATGGAAAGCTTACAAGGTATTTGAATTCAGCCAAAtatttggaaatagaaacatagcACCAGTAGATGAAGGGCCTTGATCAACTTGATCACCTCCACATTAGACAGGAAGTGGGTTGTGCAGTAGCAAAACACAAGGCATGTATACACAATATAGAGTGCCCCAAAACAATCCAccaatatttttaagaaaaaagccATCAAAGTCTCAGCTGTTGCCTACAATCTTTATTGGAGTTATACAAAAAGAATCCCCAAAAGTGAAAAAATACATTATGTACAAAACCactttccctcaggaggaaggTTCTGCTCGCCTCTTAACATGCAGTGCTTTTAACTGTAGCTGCAGAGTCCACTGTCCCTTCTGCTGTTGTCTGGCTCTCAGCCTGATTCTCAGCCTGAAAGACAAAGAGCCTAGCTATACTTACCCTGACGTAAGTCATCCCATCGAATGTAACAGcaggcttcagtccttcccaACCAGATGATAGGGCTGACAAACCCAGGCCATCACACAGAAGGATAAAGTAGAAAGGATCAAATAGTACTGTTAACCAGGTACTCTTCCAGATTCACTATTAATAACATCATATGCATTTTAAGAACATTCATTTTTCATATACGCACTTGAGAGGCCTGGCTTCCCAGAGCTAAGAACAATGTGTGAGGCAAGTGGCCAGTCTTACactacccacctctgcctccatgtTTTCTGAAACTTCATTTCCACTGGAGACAGCATCTCCACTGCCTCCATTCACCTCTGGTTCTGGTTTAGCTTTCTTTGCATCATCTTTCCGGGGACTCTCTTCCTCTGGTTTCCTCTAAAGGTAGAATTGTAAAGGTTCCTGTTTTATCTTAAGAAAACAATTGCAGAATAATCCTAGAGGCCCCATGTGGTGACAAAAACGCTGACTCTCACACAGCCTTGGGGATGTGCTCTCTAGTTACAGGGTAGTGCTGAGCATAGATGATGCCACAATGTCCTTTATCTTAAAACTGACATAgttggggttggtgatttagctcagtggtagagcacttgcctaggaagcacaaggccctgggttcggtccccagctccgaaaaaaaaaaaaaaaaaaaaagaaccaaaaaaaaaaaaaaaatgacatagtTAAGGCACACAGAAGTGAGCCAGGTTAGAGATCTGAACAATGAAGAAGCACAAGCAAGGATACAGAAGACTTACACCACAGGGTAAGGATCACTGATGGGACTTACTGGCACAAGGCAGAAGTGTGAGAAGCCTACTATAGAGCAAACCAGCAAGATTCCTACACCGTACTCACCTGTTCAATCCTCCATGAGATTTCCAAATAGCCACCAGGCTAAGAAGTTAACCCATTCCCGCAAAGCTTTGGCTTCTTTGAAATTGAATTGTCTCACTGTGCCACTCAGGAGGGTGAATCTATTATTCCTAGTGTATTAATACAGACTTCCCACCCTCAGAATGCAGACACTGTAAGTAAGTTCATGTAAATGTTACCTTCTTTCTGACAAGATGAGAAATATCAGTGACACAGTTTGATGAGGAAGCGCCATCTGTTGGTTTTCTACTGGCAATCTGGCGAAAATGAGCCTTTGTTAGTTATGAATTTACAAAAACCTTATTAGAGTCATAGTAGGCCTATTGACAGAAACAAGATACACACCATGGATACCGAGGCACCAGCTCCACTAGGAGTGAAACCTGAAGTAGAGCTCTCGACCTGTGAGAGACAGACAAGCATGTTACAGCATAGAACCCACACACTCAGGCTCAAGTTGCCTACTGCATTGCAGCAAATTCTTCAACACAGACACCTGAGAAATCCTAAGTGGACAAGACATTAAACCATTCTGTCCTATTTCCAATACAGAGTATATACCAGCATGCTGAGCTAGGAGCAGAGTCAGGCATTTGTGACTAAGAGACTCCATTTGTGACTTAAGCTTTTTCTATATGGTATTCTCAAAAACACTTTACAAATAGTAACACAATATTTATACTGAAAGGCAAAGAAATGTCCAAGGTTAAACAAAATAGCAGTGACAGAATCTACACCTGTCTCCTGCACACAAAGCACAGGTCTAGCTCACTCACATTCTGATCAACTAATTCAAAATCGAGTCATGAGAAAAGTGCCTTTAAAATGGACTATAAACATTACCTgtacaagtattttatttaaaaaaattttaagataaaacTCAACAAACCAGAGTGGCCTTCAGAGCCAGCTCAGCTACATTCCCACTCCGCTGAGACTCCTTTGCATCCTCTATCTTCTCCCGAATCTCGGGGAGCAGTTCTTTCAGCTCCTCGATTTCTTTCTCGTATTCAGTAAATGATCCTTCAGCCTCCTTCATCTGCTCAAGTAGTACAGCTACAAAGAACAGCCTTAAGTCATTAACAAAGAACCCAGTGTTTTCCCCACGATATAATCACTGTATGTATCGTCTAAACAGGAAGTCATTACTGCTTACTTACCCATTCTCTTCTCAATGACGTCAATAGATTTGCCAAACTGTGCTACAGCCTCATCATACTGAGAGTTGTAACCATAGGCCAAACCCAACTGGTAGTGAGTCTCCGCAAGGAGACGATCGTGAGCTTCCAAATACTGCTCTTGCAGGCTTAGGCAAGCCTGAAACTCCTCCACAGCTTGGATATAATTCTCtgataaatgaagaaataacacCATGGACAGCATTTAACATAAAAGCAGTTCACGAACGGACTCATCTCTCCCCCTTTccaaacaaggtctcactatatagatgTGGATGGCCTGGAGTCACTGTCTCCTGCAGAATGCTTGGATTAACTCTCAGGATATATGATATGGGCTACAAGGCTGTTAGTGCGCTAGATGCTATAGGGAACGCAGACCCCCCTATTCCTGcccatattttgttttatatagagATAGCTTGTGCTAACATTTCTCCTTTAGTCAGCAGAGAGCTGAAAAATCTGCCTTTGTAATTTTGAATGTTAAAAAAGTCAATTCTAAAGAAAACAGGAGGGGAGAATGGGGACACAGGGAAAGGTAGGAGACAACATAAAGGAAAATGCATTACCAGATTCAACACTAACTTCTCCAAGTTTAAGATGGGCTTGTGCAGCATAAAGCTGGGCTTCTTTTGTTTCTTGCCTAAAAGAAAGATTAGTAAAGCCTTAAAAATAATTGTCAAATCTTAAACTGCTTTCTATTTTCAACCACAAATTCCCACATGAGCCCAAAAACACCAAGAGTTTTTACCTCTTAAAAATAATCTTGGCTAAATCTAGCATATCCCAGGCAAGTTCTAAATTCCCAAtctcctcttcttcattttcttgaagAGTCTGAAATATATCCGAATCATTGGCATTAGGCAAAAGAACAAGACAGGAATCTTTTTagagaataaatctttttttttttttccctcagagctggggaccgaacccagggccttctgcttgctaggcaagcgctctaccactgagctaaatccccaaccccgagaataaATCTCAAGtgtataatttaatataatttaaaaaaaattcgaggggttggggatttggctcagtggtagagtacttgcctagcaagtgcaaggccctgggttcggtccccagctctgaaaaaaataggggaaaaaaaaaaaaaaaaaagtcgaagTGCAGGCCTTCTCCCTAAAACCTACACCAAATGTGTACCTCCTATAAGGTGTCTCCTTACCTCAGTGAAATAATTATAAATTTGTATTTCAccttataatgaaaaaaaaaaatccctaagcCCTACCCAAGGAACAACTACTTACCTTGCCTATGTTAGTAACCCACAGCCCTACAGTAAGGAAGCTGTAATGGCACTGAAGGAATGACAGCTTACCTTTTTTTCAAGAACTGATTCATTTGTTGTTTCTTCAGCCTtgtcattttctttgtcttcttcctctgAGCCTTCAGTTTCTACAAGAAAAAACTCCTCAGTATTGAGATGTAACTAAAAGTATTTCTTGTCTGGTCTGACTCTGATAAGTATCTGTCAACCTACATTCTCAGACAGAATGGAAAAGAGGCTAATCCAAGTTAGCATTTGATCTGAAGTTTATCCTCAGTCAGTGGTTACTAGCTAATTCAAATCTAACCTACACTAAAATATATACACCTTATATATTCATCCAAATATCAGTTAAGAGACTAATGATTTTCTTTAAGTTTAAGACTAAACCTGGTGATTCAGAGTAAGAAAGATCACCTATATATTGCTTCCTGTAAAAGTCTCCCATCTACTCACCGAACAGGTTTTACTCATTTGTTAAGATAATCACATTATACTCAAAGTATCAAAACATACTAATCTCAGACCATTCAGAATACCAGAAACTAGCGTTCCTACAATAAGCTATGGGGAAGAAGGGAAATGTCTTCATCAGCTCTCCTCAATGAGCAAGTCACAGACTCCAGCCAGCTCAAAAAAATTGAGAATAAACAACTAGTTACTTTAAGATTTAAGTGTGTAGCCACCAACAAACTATGCTGATAGTTACACATCAGTTTTTCAAATAAGCTTTTATAATTACTATTGATAAGACAACTTAAAATTCAAAATGTCAGCTGTTTTAGTTGATACAACCAATTCACATAGATTAATAAGGATATACTCGTTGTCATCTTTCCTTAAGCTAGATGGGGATTTTTCTGTAATTGTCTTTTCCTTCTCAACGAAACAAATCTTACTATATACCCCAAACTACTCTCAAAGACCCAGGAATTAGCAATATTTCTGCATCTCCCTAGTAGCTGGGAGTACAGAGCTGCTACTAGTACATAACTTTctcctaccaaaaaaaaaacaaaactaaaaacaaaaaaacagatgtCACCACTCTACAACCTATATataagaatagaaacaaaaagagttggttttcataattttttttttggaaagacaAGTTATATCCTTGGCTATTCTGAAACTTGCTATATAAACCATTCTGGCTTCAAACTAATCTCTGCTTCAAAAGTACTGACTAAACATGAATTCCATAAGGCCTATAGAACCTAAATGACAGTGGTTTTATCTGCAAATCAACGGTGTAATGAGAATAGGTACAGAAAATTCCTATAAATTGCCAATAGCTAGCACTATCAAAGTACTTGAACAATTTGTAAAGAACAATCTAGTTAACTATAGAAACCCTGTGTAATCAAAaggttcacattttttttttttttttttggttctttttttcggagctggggaccgaacccagggcctttcggttgctaggcaagtgctctaccactgagctaaatccccaacccccaaaaggtTCACATTTTTGTAAGGTGTGTatcccatggagaccagaagtaaATGTTATGTGTCTCCCCTGACTCCACCCCCCCCCATTTTCTGAacaagggtctctcactgaagctggagctcaACAACTGGCTACTTCACAGGATATAAAAGACTTACTTTTATGTTTTTGACTATGCAACTCAAGTGTTTCTGAAACACAGTCAccaaaacagtttttaaaaaattttcttttagagtttaagagatggctcagtggttaagagcactgactgctcttccagaggtcctgagttcaattcccagcacacagtggctcacaaccatctgtaatgggatcctatgccctcttctggtgtgtctgaagacagtgacagtgtactcacatgcacaaaatttgaaaaaaaaattttaaaaaggatttaaaaaaaaaaatcatggatgCCCATGCACAGAGTACAAATACCTGTGGAGGCTCAGAAAAGGGTTCCACCCTGGAAGTAGAATTACAGGAAGTTGTAAAGTGTCTAATGTGGATGTTACTCGGGTCCTTTTCAAAAGCAGTACCTGCTCTTATCCACTAAGCTATCTATTCAGCTCCAACATTTTTTTCATGTACTTTAGTTTTCTAAGTTTAAACTGGATGACTTCACCCAGCCTCCAAAATAATCCAAGAATGCATAATTAAATATATGTGCTTCCACAATACCAGGCATGGAAGGAGGATCATCAAAAGTTGGAAAGTGAGGCCAGGTGATAGTACCAGATGCCTTTAATACCTATACACACAGTAAGCAGGCTGACCTCTGTACATTCATTCAAAGCAAGCCTGGTCTAGAGACTACTTACTGAGGTCCTgaatagccagggctataaagaaaccctgtcttgaaaacaaacaaacaaaaaggtaaaGGCTAACAAGGGCTATACTTTCATTTATTAGTGAAACTAAGTTAGATGcaatctcaaaaaaacaaaactacagacATATATTTAAGTATCTGGTATCTGTACCTATTTGTACCTATAACAAAGTGTCATGAAATTTAAGTTGGCATACAATAACTTggaaatttatatattaatgacCTGAGAATAATGGGTTTCTCTTGAGAAATCTGTTATTGCCTTTATGGGATAGTGGTGATGAGCTAGGTTAATAAAGAAAGATACTAACTGTAAGACTTCCACACTTAGTAACCAGTGATCAAACACTAATGGGAATATACATAATGTCCCAGCAAATATAAATTTAAGTATTTTCTGACCTTCTTGCAAATGAGTATTACTAGTCATGTGCATattccattttcttatttttagatcTG
It encodes the following:
- the Nasp gene encoding nuclear autoantigenic sperm protein isoform X2 translates to MATESTATAAIAAELVSADKVEDAPAPSTSADKMESLDVDSEAKKLLGLGQKHLVMGDIPAAVNAFQEAASLLGKKYGETANECGEAFFFYGKSLLELARMENGVLGNALEGVHVEEEEGEKTEDESLVENNDNVDETEGSEEEDKENDKAEETTNESVLEKKTLQENEEEEIGNLELAWDMLDLAKIIFKRQETKEAQLYAAQAHLKLGEVSVESENYIQAVEEFQACLSLQEQYLEAHDRLLAETHYQLGLAYGYNSQYDEAVAQFGKSIDVIEKRMAVLLEQMKEAEGSFTEYEKEIEELKELLPEIREKIEDAKESQRSGNVAELALKATLVESSTSGFTPSGAGASVSMIASRKPTDGASSSNCVTDISHLVRKKRKPEEESPRKDDAKKAKPEPEVNGGSGDAVSSGNEVSENMEAEAENQAESQTTAEGTVDSAATVKSTAC